One window from the genome of Longimicrobium terrae encodes:
- the kdpB gene encoding potassium-transporting ATPase subunit KdpB has product MPATLNRPEPAPVATAPVAATPGRTGRPLFDPPLVRRAAGDALAKLNPRHMVRNPVMFVVLVGSAATTLILARDAMAGARGTGFTLQIVLWLWFTVLFANFAEAMAEGRGKAQADTLRRGRTEASARRLADPSDRDTVETVPAASLRAGDHILCTPGDVIASDGEVVMGVASVDESAITGESAPVVRESGGDRSAVTGGTRVLSDWLVIRVTANPGETFIDRMIALVEGASRQKTPNEIALTILLSGLTIIFLLAVATLQPFAVYSGGRIPTVVLVALLVCLIPTTIGGLLSAIGIAGMDRMIQHNVIATSGRAVEAAGDINTLLLDKTGTITLGNRQAAEFYPVPGTTAERLADRAQLASLADETPEGRSIVVLAKERYGIRGRTLAAGTHELVPFTAQTRMSGIDLDGMQLRKGAGDAVSRWVRENGGTVPPELDAVVERVSREGGTPLVVAERENGEARALGVVYLKDVVKGGIQERFERLRAMGIRTIMITGDNPLTAAAIAQEAGVDDFLAEARPEDKMEVIRREQRGGRLVAMTGDGTNDAPALAQADVGVAMNTGTQAAREAGNMVDLDSNPTKLIEVVEIGKQLLMTRGSLTTFSIANDVAKYFAIIPAMFAATYPQLDALNVMRLASPQSAILASVIFNALIIVALIPLALRGVKYRPAAASVILRRNLLVYGLGGLIVPFVGIKLIDVMLTALGLV; this is encoded by the coding sequence ATGCCCGCCACGCTGAACCGCCCCGAGCCCGCGCCGGTCGCGACCGCACCGGTTGCCGCCACGCCCGGGCGCACGGGAAGGCCCCTGTTCGACCCGCCGCTCGTCCGCCGCGCGGCCGGCGATGCGCTCGCCAAGCTGAACCCGCGCCACATGGTGCGGAATCCCGTGATGTTCGTCGTGCTCGTGGGCAGCGCGGCGACCACGCTGATCCTGGCGCGCGACGCCATGGCGGGCGCGCGCGGGACCGGGTTTACGCTGCAGATCGTGCTGTGGCTCTGGTTCACAGTCCTCTTTGCCAATTTCGCCGAGGCGATGGCGGAGGGTCGCGGCAAGGCGCAGGCAGACACGCTGCGCCGCGGGCGGACGGAGGCATCCGCCAGGCGGCTCGCCGACCCATCGGATCGCGACACGGTGGAGACGGTGCCCGCCGCGAGCCTGCGCGCGGGCGACCACATCCTGTGCACGCCCGGTGACGTGATCGCGTCGGACGGCGAGGTAGTGATGGGCGTGGCGTCCGTGGATGAGAGCGCCATCACCGGCGAATCCGCCCCCGTGGTGCGCGAGTCCGGCGGCGACCGGTCGGCGGTGACGGGCGGCACGCGCGTGCTTTCCGACTGGCTGGTCATCCGGGTGACGGCCAATCCGGGGGAAACGTTCATCGACCGGATGATCGCGCTGGTGGAGGGCGCGAGCCGGCAGAAGACGCCCAACGAGATCGCGCTGACGATCCTGCTGAGCGGGCTGACGATCATCTTTCTGCTCGCGGTGGCGACGCTGCAGCCGTTCGCGGTCTACAGCGGCGGGCGCATCCCGACGGTCGTCCTCGTGGCGCTATTGGTGTGCCTGATTCCCACGACGATCGGGGGGCTGCTGAGCGCCATCGGGATCGCGGGGATGGACCGCATGATCCAGCACAATGTGATCGCCACCAGCGGCCGCGCGGTGGAGGCGGCGGGCGACATCAACACGCTGCTGCTGGACAAGACGGGGACCATCACGCTCGGAAACCGCCAGGCCGCGGAATTCTATCCCGTGCCGGGGACGACGGCGGAGCGGCTGGCGGACCGCGCGCAGCTCGCGTCGTTGGCGGACGAAACGCCGGAGGGGCGCAGCATTGTCGTGCTCGCCAAGGAGCGCTACGGCATCCGCGGCCGCACGCTGGCGGCGGGGACGCACGAGCTCGTCCCCTTTACCGCGCAGACGCGGATGAGCGGCATCGACCTGGACGGAATGCAGCTGCGAAAGGGCGCGGGCGACGCGGTTTCGCGCTGGGTGCGGGAGAACGGCGGCACGGTGCCGCCGGAGCTGGACGCCGTGGTCGAACGCGTGTCGCGCGAGGGCGGAACGCCGCTGGTGGTGGCGGAAAGGGAAAACGGCGAGGCACGCGCGCTGGGCGTCGTCTATCTCAAGGACGTCGTGAAAGGCGGCATCCAGGAGCGCTTTGAGCGGCTTCGGGCGATGGGGATCCGCACGATCATGATCACCGGCGACAATCCGCTGACCGCCGCCGCGATCGCGCAGGAGGCCGGCGTGGACGACTTTCTGGCCGAGGCGCGCCCAGAGGACAAGATGGAGGTCATCCGCCGGGAGCAGCGCGGCGGGCGGCTGGTGGCGATGACGGGCGACGGGACCAACGACGCCCCCGCGCTGGCGCAGGCGGACGTGGGCGTGGCCATGAACACGGGGACGCAGGCCGCGCGCGAGGCGGGAAACATGGTGGACCTGGATTCCAATCCCACCAAGCTGATCGAGGTGGTGGAGATCGGAAAGCAGCTGCTGATGACGCGCGGCTCGCTGACCACGTTCAGCATCGCCAACGATGTCGCCAAATACTTCGCCATCATCCCGGCGATGTTTGCCGCGACGTATCCGCAGCTGGACGCGCTGAACGTGATGCGCCTTGCCTCGCCGCAGTCGGCCATCCTGGCGAGCGTGATCTTCAACGCGCTGATCATCGTCGCCCTGATCCCGCTCGCGCTGCGCGGCGTGAAATACCGCCCCGCGGCGGCAAGCGTGATTCTGCGCCGCAACCTGCTGGTCTACGGCCTCGGCGGGCTGATCGTGCCGTTCGTCGGCATCAAGCTGATTGACGTGATGCTGACGGCGCTGGGGCTGGTATAG
- the kdpA gene encoding potassium-transporting ATPase subunit KdpA — MTINGWLQIALFCAVILALAAPVGGWLHAVYQGRRRWLGPVESAIYRTLGVDPDEDQHWTRYAASVLVFSAVSMLATYAALRLQGLLPLNPAALPGVADRQAFETASAFTTNTNWQSYSGESTMSYFSQMTQLAFHNFVSAAVGMGVAFALARGIAARSGGRLGSFWADLVRGTLYLFLPLCIVLALVLVSRGVIQNLKPYEIVTTVEGARQTIAMGPVASQEAIKQIGTNGGGFFNANSAHPFENPTPFTNLLSMLAILLIPAGLVNAYGRVIGRPRHAWAILAAMGILFVAGTAVTYAAEAAGNPIHAARGIDVAGILPGHAAGNMEGKETRFGVAGSALYAAVTTAASCGAVNAMHDSFTPLGGLIPMVNMQLGEIVFGGVGAGLYGMLVFVVLTVFLAGLMVGRTPEYLGKRLGSREVRMAMLYILAFPAVVLLMTALASVTESGLSARANTGPHGLSEILYAFTSAAANNGSAFAGLSGGSVFYNTLLGMAMLLGRFALIVPVLALGGFMGERGASPETAGSFPVDTPLFVGLLVSVVLIVGALTWFPVLALGPLAEHFLMNAGRMF; from the coding sequence ATGACCATCAACGGATGGCTGCAGATCGCCCTGTTCTGCGCCGTCATCCTCGCCCTGGCGGCCCCGGTGGGAGGCTGGCTTCACGCCGTCTACCAGGGGCGGCGCCGCTGGCTGGGCCCCGTGGAATCCGCCATCTACCGCACGCTGGGCGTGGACCCGGACGAGGACCAGCACTGGACGCGCTACGCCGCCTCGGTGCTCGTCTTCAGCGCGGTTTCCATGCTGGCCACGTACGCCGCGCTGCGCCTGCAGGGGCTGCTGCCGCTGAACCCGGCCGCGCTCCCCGGCGTGGCGGACCGGCAGGCGTTCGAGACGGCTTCGGCGTTCACGACGAACACCAACTGGCAGAGCTACTCCGGCGAGAGCACCATGAGCTACTTCTCGCAGATGACGCAGCTTGCCTTTCACAACTTCGTTTCCGCCGCTGTCGGGATGGGTGTGGCCTTCGCCCTGGCGCGGGGAATCGCCGCCAGGTCCGGCGGGCGGCTGGGCAGCTTCTGGGCGGACCTCGTCCGCGGCACGCTCTACCTGTTTCTCCCGCTCTGCATCGTGCTGGCGCTCGTGCTGGTTTCGCGCGGCGTGATCCAGAACCTGAAGCCGTACGAGATCGTGACCACGGTGGAGGGCGCGCGGCAGACCATCGCCATGGGGCCCGTCGCCAGCCAGGAAGCCATCAAGCAGATCGGGACGAACGGGGGCGGATTCTTTAACGCCAACAGCGCGCACCCGTTCGAGAACCCCACGCCGTTCACCAACCTGCTGTCGATGCTGGCCATCCTGCTGATTCCCGCGGGGCTGGTGAACGCCTACGGCCGGGTGATCGGCCGGCCGCGGCACGCGTGGGCCATCCTGGCGGCGATGGGCATCCTGTTCGTGGCGGGAACGGCGGTGACGTACGCGGCGGAGGCGGCGGGAAATCCCATCCACGCCGCGCGCGGAATCGACGTCGCGGGAATCCTTCCCGGACACGCCGCGGGCAACATGGAGGGCAAGGAAACGCGATTCGGCGTGGCGGGCAGCGCGCTGTACGCGGCGGTGACCACGGCGGCCTCGTGCGGCGCGGTGAACGCCATGCACGACTCGTTTACCCCGCTGGGCGGGCTCATCCCCATGGTGAACATGCAGTTGGGGGAGATTGTCTTTGGCGGCGTGGGGGCGGGACTGTACGGGATGCTCGTCTTTGTGGTGCTGACCGTCTTCCTGGCCGGGTTGATGGTGGGGCGCACGCCGGAGTACCTGGGCAAGCGCCTGGGCAGCCGCGAAGTGCGGATGGCGATGCTGTACATCCTCGCCTTTCCCGCCGTCGTCCTGCTGATGACGGCCCTCGCGTCCGTGACGGAATCCGGACTTTCCGCGCGCGCCAACACGGGACCGCACGGCCTGTCCGAGATCCTGTACGCGTTCACCAGCGCGGCGGCCAACAACGGCAGCGCCTTCGCCGGGTTGAGTGGCGGATCAGTCTTTTACAACACGCTGCTGGGGATGGCGATGCTGCTGGGCCGGTTCGCCCTGATCGTCCCCGTGCTGGCGCTGGGCGGGTTCATGGGCGAGCGCGGCGCATCGCCGGAAACGGCGGGGAGCTTTCCCGTGGATACGCCGCTTTTCGTGGGCCTTCTCGTCTCCGTGGTGCTGATCGTGGGCGCGCTCACCTGGTTTCCCGTGCTCGCCCTGGGCCCCCTTGCCGAACACTTTCTGATGAACGCCGGGAGGATGTTCTGA
- the kdpF gene encoding K(+)-transporting ATPase subunit F has translation MTAEDWGGIVVAAALLIYLTYTLLRPERF, from the coding sequence ATGACAGCCGAAGACTGGGGCGGAATCGTCGTCGCGGCGGCGCTGCTCATCTACCTGACGTACACGCTCCTGCGGCCGGAAAGGTTCTGA